A window of Hymenobacter siberiensis genomic DNA:
GGGCAGCTTCACCAGCGTGGGCTTCGGCGGCTTGCAGGACAAAGTGCAGCAGCGCTCCGTGGACGACGTATTTCGTGGCGACCTGAACACGACCGTGGCGGTAGAGAAATTCCTGCCCCCGCAGCTGAACCTGCGCCTGCCGGTGCTGCTCCAGATTGGCCGCGAAAGCCGCTCGCCCCTCTACGACCCCCTCGACCCCGATACCAAGCTGGAGCAAAGTCTGCAGAAGTTCAAGAACACCGACGGTAGCATCAACACCTCGGCCCAGGCCGAGTACCGCAACAAGGTCATCGACCAGACCACCAGCCGCAGCATCTCGGTGCTGAACGTGCGCAAGGAGCGCGCCCTGCCCAAGCCCGGGGCCCTGCCCGCCAAGCCCAAACCCTGGGACATCGAAAACGTGGCCCTGAGCTACTCGATTACCGACCGCCTGCACTCCGACATTCGCACCGACCGCGACTACACCAAGGCCTACACCGCCGCCGTGGCCTACGTGTACCAGACCACGCCCAAGAACTACATGCCGCTGGCCAATTTCAAGGCGCTGGACAACCCGTACCTGAAGATTTTCCAGCAAATTAATTTCACCCCGCTGCCCTCGCGCTTCTCGTTCCGCACCGACCTCGACCGGCGCTACAACGAGCGGTTCCTGCAGCGCGTGCTAAACCCCGGCGAAGTACCCACTACGGCCGGTATTGCGCCCGTTATTCAAAAATCCTTCTTTATCAGCCGCATCTACGACCTGAAGTGGGACCTCACCAAAAGCCTGATATTCGACTACACCGCCACCAACCGGGGCGTGGTTGACGAAGGAGCCGGCCGCACCATCGGGGTGAGTGACGAGGCCATTCGCAACCGCAGCCAGCTGCAGCAAAACCTGCTGCGCGGCGGCCGCACCGTCAATTTCAACCAGCTGGTCGCGCTCACCTACCGGCTGCCGCTCGATAAATTTCCCCTCACCGACTGGCTGAGCGCCGATACCCGCTACGCCGCTACCTACGGCTGGCAGGCTGCCGTGCAAGGCCAGCGCGCTCTCAACAACCCCACCAGCGCCACCGACACGTCGACCTATCGAATCAACGTCGGCAACACGATTCAGAACAACGCCGAAATCAGCGCCAACGGTAAAATCGACCTGGTGAAGCTCTACAACAAGGTCAAATTCCTGAACATCATCAACAACGCGCCGCCGCCCCAGGGCCGGCCGGCGGCTCAGCGGTCCGCCTTCGGCGAGGCCAACGCGGCCACCCGGGCCGCGCCGGCCGCCGATACCACCCGCGAAAAGCTGCGCTTCGTGAAAGCCGTGTTGCGCTCGCTGATGACGGCCCGCTCCATCAACTTCACCTTCAGCCGTTCCAATGGCACGCTGCTGCCCGGCTACCTGCCCAAAACCAAGGCCTTTGGCCTCGATGAAACTTTCACCGCGCCCGGCGTGCCGTTCATATTAGGGCAGCAGCCCGGCCTGCAAACCCTCTACGACCGCGCCAGCATTAACGGCTGGTACACCGACCGGAGCGAGTTTCTGAACACGCCCCTGAGTTCGCTGCTCACGCAGTCGTTCACGCTGCGCACGGCGCTGGAGCCGTTCCGCGACTTCAACATTCAGGTGGATGCGCGCCAGCAGAAAGTCAAGAACCTTGATGCCTACTACCGGCACACCATCAACGAGCAGACCCTGCTGCCACTGAAGGACCAGTTCGATAATTACCTGCCCATCGTGCCCCAGACCCTGGGCTCGGGCTCGTTCCAGACCTCGACCATTACCATTAACACCCTGTTTGGCGACCTCAGCGCCAATGGCGAAACGTCGAAGGCCTTCCAGCGTTTTGTGGATAACCGCCTTTTCGTGCGCAACAAGCTGGCCTTGGCCAACCAAAGCCCCAACGCCACCTACGGCTACAACTCGCAGGATGTGCTGGTGCAGAGCTTCATCGACGCCTACCACGGCCGCTCGTCGGACGGCTACAAGGCCAAGGAGTTCAGCCCCTTCGCCGTGATACCGCTGCCCAACTGGCGCGTCGACTACAACGGCTTCGCCCAGCTGCCGCTTATCAAGCAGTATTTCAGCTCGTTCACCCTGAACCACGCGTACTCGTCTATCTACAGCATCGGTAGCTACACCACCAACAACATCTACTCCGCTGAGCCCACCTTCGGCTCGCCGGGCCTCCCGCCGACTACTCCCTTCAAGCCGAATGCCAGCAATCAGTACCAGCCCTACTACGTGGTGGGCCAGGTTAGCATTGTGGAAACGCTGGCTCCGCTCATCGGCGTCAACTTCCAGACGGTGAGCAAGGTAACCGGTCGAATCGAGTACCGCACCAACCGCACCGTGGCCCTGAACATTACCAATGCCCAGGTCACCGAGCTCTCGACCAAGGAGTTTGTGATTGGCTTCGGCTACGCCACCAACAGCCTCAAGCTACCCTTCAAAGTGGGCGGCGAGCAGCGCGTGCTGAGAAACAACCTCACCGCCCGCCTCGACCTGAGCATCCGCGACAACATCACCATCCAGCGCAGCATCATCGACTCGGCCGACCCCAACCCCACCAACCCCCAAGGCTTCGTGGGTCGCGCCCAGGGCCAGATTACCAATGGCTCGAAGACCTTCCAGCTGCGCCCCACCGTCGACTACCTGCTCAATACCCGTCTCAACCTGCAGTTCTACTACAGCCAGACCATCACCACGCCACGCATCAGCAACGCCTTCCGCAACTCCAACTCCGAAGGCGGTGTTCAGCTGCGCTACAGCCTGACGCAGTAGAAGTTAAGAGTGATAAATTAGGCGTTAAGAGTTGAGGTTTGGTAAATTATGGCAGGCAAAAAGCTCTGGCTACGGTTGCCGGTTCTACTTTTGAGGAATCGCCGCCGTTGGTTGCTCACTCCCGCCAACTCTTAACTCCTAACTCATCACTCTTAACTCCTTAAAAATGAACCTGCCCGCCACCCTGCACTACACCAAGGACCACGAATGGATTCGCGTTGAAGGCGACGTTGCCTACGTGGGCATCACCGACCACGCGCAGAAAGAGTTGGGCGACATCGTTTATGTCGACATCGACACCCTCGACAAAGACGTAGCCCAGCACGAAGTATTCGGCACCGTAGAGGCCGTAAAAACGGTTTCCGACCTGTTCAGCCCCATCACCGGCACCGTGCTGGAAGTAAACGACAAGCTGGGCGACGCCCCCGAAACCGTGAACTCCGACCCTTACGGCGACGGCTGGATGGTGAAAATCTCCATCGCCAAGCCCGAAGAGTTGGCCGAGCTGCTCAGCGCCGAAACCTACGGCGAGCTGGTGGGAGCCTAAAAAAGTAGCACGGCTTTGGCTTGTGCGTTGTGATGTCTGATTTCGACCAACCCAAGCTAACCTCCCCGCTACCCCGTTCCCGCCGCCCCTACGCTGCCTTGCCGTTGGCATGGGCCACTGTGGTGCTGGTACTTACGCTTACCCCTTCTGCTGAAATGCCGCGCACG
This region includes:
- the gcvH gene encoding glycine cleavage system protein GcvH, which produces MNLPATLHYTKDHEWIRVEGDVAYVGITDHAQKELGDIVYVDIDTLDKDVAQHEVFGTVEAVKTVSDLFSPITGTVLEVNDKLGDAPETVNSDPYGDGWMVKISIAKPEELAELLSAETYGELVGA